A DNA window from Flavisolibacter ginsenosidimutans contains the following coding sequences:
- a CDS encoding nucleoside triphosphate pyrophosphohydrolase family protein — protein MKLKEYQVQAATSIQSYKSNDQENFFLGYLGLAGEAGSVLTTLKKLIRDGDGFGSFKEKIKEELGDVLWYIAAIASHNDLCLEEIATNNLEKVNDRFREIKLPEIARFDAAYEEQFPDSFIINFIEEEGRHFPEVKMLWENRPLGDPLSDNSREPNDYRYHDVFHLGHVAFLGWSPVIRHLMKLKRKSDPVALDAEDRGRPQVAEEAVTLIVYNYAKGNKMLKESDRIDTELLRTIKQLVVDLEVSAVSAFQWERTILESYKVFHQLVANKGGRVYVSPFSRELKYLGK, from the coding sequence ATGAAATTGAAGGAATACCAAGTTCAAGCTGCTACATCCATACAATCATACAAATCCAACGATCAAGAGAACTTCTTTTTGGGTTACTTGGGGTTAGCAGGTGAGGCGGGTTCGGTATTGACAACTTTAAAAAAGCTTATCCGGGACGGAGATGGCTTTGGGAGTTTCAAAGAGAAAATTAAAGAGGAGTTAGGAGATGTTTTGTGGTATATCGCGGCAATCGCTTCACACAATGATTTGTGTTTAGAAGAAATTGCAACAAACAATCTTGAAAAGGTAAATGACAGATTTCGTGAGATAAAGTTGCCTGAAATTGCAAGGTTTGATGCCGCCTATGAAGAGCAATTCCCTGACTCATTCATTATCAATTTTATTGAAGAAGAAGGTCGACATTTTCCTGAAGTAAAAATGCTTTGGGAAAACAGGCCTTTAGGTGATCCGTTAAGCGACAATTCAAGGGAACCTAACGACTATAGGTATCATGACGTTTTTCATTTAGGCCATGTCGCTTTTTTAGGTTGGTCTCCAGTGATTAGGCATTTAATGAAATTGAAAAGAAAAAGCGATCCAGTGGCTTTAGACGCTGAAGATAGAGGTAGGCCGCAGGTAGCAGAAGAAGCAGTAACCCTTATTGTTTATAACTACGCAAAGGGAAACAAGATGTTAAAGGAAAGTGACAGAATTGATACTGAACTATTACGAACCATCAAGCAATTGGTTGTTGATCTGGAAGTCTCCGCTGTATCGGCGTTTCAATGGGAAAGAACTATACTTGAATCTTATAAAGTTTTTCACCAATTGGTTGCCAATAAGGGTGGGCGAGTTTATGTGTCACCATTTAGTAGAGAACTTAAATACCTAGGTAAATAG
- a CDS encoding type I restriction-modification system subunit M: MNTAVHNKLVSFIWSIADDCLRDVYVRGKYRDVILPMVVLRRLDALLEPTKEAVMKELAFQREEMKFTELDEAGLRQEAGYVFYNTSQWTLQRLYNTATNSQQILQANFEDYLNGFSANVKEIIEKFHLKAQVRHMANKDVLLNVLEKFTSPYINLTPFEKADPEGRKLPALTNLGMGYVFEELIRKFNEENNEEAGEHFTPREVIDLMTHLVFEPVKEVLPPVITIYDPACGSGGMLTESQNFIKDEEGEIKATGDVHLYGKEINDETYAICKSDMMIKGNNPENIRVGSTLSTDEFAGKHFNYMLSNPPYGKSWDSELKYIKDGKEVIDPRFKIKLKDYWGSEEECDATPRSSDGQLLFLMEMVNKMKPLSVGGSRIASVHNGSSLFTGDAGGGESNIRRYLIENDWLEAIIQLPNNLFYNTGITTYIWLLSNNKAAFRRGKVQLIDAGQLFRKLRKNLGNKNCELAPQHIREIVQVYAAMAAMERQSDEGIASKVFDNQDFGYYKVTIERPKRLKAQFMASRISPLRFDKTLREPMEWAYGEFGDEVYTNLGKHEKAILDWCEKEDLNLNAKKAKAVVDPETWKKGRELLLIAEGLMQAIGEDEYNDFNTFRDRVDAELKKGKQKLSASERAAILNAVSWYDSGAEKVIKGTVKLTGEKLEALLERLGCAEKDLPGYGYYPTNKKGEYIEYETEADLRDTENVPLKGRIQDYFLREVAPHVEEAWMAHDATKIGYEISFNKYFYQHKPLRDIEEVTAEILALEEESEGLIREIVNLS, translated from the coding sequence ATGAACACCGCCGTCCATAATAAACTTGTCTCCTTTATCTGGTCCATTGCCGATGACTGCCTACGTGATGTCTATGTCCGTGGCAAGTACCGCGATGTGATTTTACCCATGGTTGTATTAAGAAGACTTGATGCCCTGCTAGAACCCACGAAAGAAGCCGTGATGAAAGAACTGGCCTTTCAAAGGGAAGAAATGAAGTTTACCGAGTTGGATGAAGCAGGGCTCCGCCAGGAAGCCGGTTATGTATTTTACAATACCAGCCAATGGACCTTGCAACGCTTGTACAATACCGCCACCAACAGCCAGCAAATCTTACAAGCCAATTTTGAAGATTATCTGAATGGCTTTAGTGCCAATGTAAAAGAGATCATTGAGAAGTTTCACCTGAAAGCACAGGTGCGGCACATGGCGAACAAAGATGTGTTGCTGAATGTGCTGGAGAAATTTACCTCTCCTTATATCAACCTGACGCCTTTTGAAAAGGCCGACCCTGAGGGCCGCAAATTGCCTGCGCTTACCAATCTGGGCATGGGGTATGTGTTTGAAGAACTGATTCGAAAGTTCAACGAAGAAAACAACGAAGAAGCCGGTGAGCACTTTACACCAAGGGAAGTAATTGACTTGATGACCCACCTCGTGTTTGAACCGGTGAAGGAGGTACTGCCTCCCGTAATAACCATCTACGATCCTGCCTGTGGTTCGGGTGGTATGCTTACTGAATCGCAGAACTTTATCAAGGATGAAGAAGGCGAAATCAAAGCTACCGGCGATGTGCATTTATACGGCAAGGAGATTAACGATGAAACCTATGCCATCTGCAAATCCGACATGATGATCAAAGGCAACAACCCTGAAAACATCCGCGTCGGCAGTACCCTGAGCACCGATGAATTTGCCGGTAAGCATTTTAATTACATGCTCTCCAATCCGCCTTATGGCAAAAGCTGGGACAGCGAACTGAAATACATCAAAGATGGAAAAGAAGTTATTGATCCGCGTTTTAAAATAAAGCTGAAAGATTATTGGGGAAGCGAAGAAGAGTGCGATGCTACGCCCCGTTCCTCCGACGGGCAATTGCTCTTTCTGATGGAGATGGTAAACAAGATGAAGCCGTTGAGCGTTGGCGGTTCCCGCATTGCCTCAGTGCATAACGGCAGCAGCTTATTTACTGGCGATGCTGGTGGCGGAGAAAGCAACATCCGGCGTTACCTAATTGAGAACGACTGGCTGGAGGCCATTATTCAGTTACCCAACAACCTGTTTTACAACACCGGTATCACCACTTATATCTGGCTCCTTTCAAACAACAAAGCAGCTTTTCGAAGGGGTAAAGTACAGTTAATAGATGCCGGGCAACTGTTTCGCAAGCTGCGCAAGAACCTTGGCAACAAAAATTGTGAGCTCGCACCTCAACACATCCGTGAAATTGTGCAGGTGTACGCGGCCATGGCCGCTATGGAGCGACAGAGCGATGAAGGCATTGCCAGCAAAGTTTTCGATAACCAGGATTTCGGATATTACAAAGTCACCATCGAAAGGCCCAAGCGATTAAAGGCGCAGTTTATGGCCAGCCGCATTTCTCCCTTGCGCTTTGACAAAACCCTGCGTGAACCGATGGAGTGGGCTTATGGCGAATTTGGCGACGAAGTTTACACAAATCTTGGCAAGCACGAAAAGGCCATCCTTGACTGGTGTGAGAAAGAAGACCTAAACCTCAATGCGAAAAAGGCAAAAGCGGTTGTTGATCCCGAAACCTGGAAGAAGGGCCGCGAGTTATTGTTGATTGCAGAAGGATTGATGCAGGCCATTGGCGAAGATGAATACAATGACTTCAATACCTTTCGCGACCGCGTTGATGCGGAATTGAAAAAGGGGAAGCAAAAATTATCAGCCTCCGAACGGGCCGCCATCCTAAACGCGGTAAGCTGGTACGATAGCGGTGCGGAAAAAGTCATCAAGGGCACGGTAAAGCTGACGGGTGAAAAACTTGAGGCGCTGCTGGAACGTTTAGGCTGCGCCGAAAAAGATTTGCCGGGCTATGGCTATTACCCTACGAATAAAAAAGGCGAATACATAGAATACGAAACGGAGGCCGACCTGCGTGATACGGAGAATGTGCCGCTGAAAGGACGGATACAGGATTATTTTTTGCGGGAAGTAGCGCCGCATGTGGAAGAAGCCTGGATGGCTCATGATGCCACAAAAATTGGTTACGAAATCAGCTTTAATAAATACTTCTACCAGCACAAGCCTTTGCGGGATATAGAAGAAGTAACAGCGGAGATACTGGCCCTGGAAGAAGAAAGCGAAGGGTTGATTCGTGAAATTGTAAACCTAAGCTGA
- a CDS encoding restriction endonuclease subunit S gives MEDVMEKMTIEKYAAYKDSGVEWLGEIPDHWEALSNKFIFRLKKVQVGKRSNEYVLLSLTLNGIIKRDMENPQGKFPAEFDTYQEVKKGDFVFCLFDVEETPRAVGLSPFDGMITGAYTVMEPNNGFDRGFLYYFYLNLDADKRMKPLYKGLRNVIPKETFFSFKTFVPPLDEQTSIASFLDRKTAQIEKAIAQKEALIELLKERRQILIHKAVTRGLDPNVKMKDSGVEWIGEIPEHWEVKPLGFSGKTQNGISKGADYFGSGFPFLSYGDVYKNIELPKHVDGLAESSDADRKQYSVIEGDVLFTRTSETVEEIGFASTCTCTILNATFSGFLIRFRPNRNILDKYFSKYYFSSKTHRAFFVKEMNLVIRASLSQELLKKMPILIPSKDEQVEIGNYLENVSTKTFAAIVMKEKEIEKLKEYKATLINAGVTGKIKVA, from the coding sequence ATGGAAGATGTGATGGAAAAAATGACGATTGAAAAGTATGCGGCCTATAAAGATTCGGGAGTAGAATGGTTGGGAGAAATACCTGATCATTGGGAAGCACTTTCAAACAAATTCATTTTTAGGCTGAAGAAAGTACAAGTCGGCAAAAGGTCTAACGAATATGTTTTGCTTTCGTTAACCTTGAATGGCATTATCAAACGGGATATGGAAAATCCACAAGGAAAATTTCCGGCAGAATTTGATACCTACCAGGAAGTAAAGAAAGGGGATTTTGTTTTCTGTCTGTTTGATGTTGAGGAAACGCCTAGAGCAGTAGGTCTTTCGCCATTCGATGGAATGATTACGGGAGCCTATACGGTAATGGAACCGAACAATGGTTTTGATCGGGGTTTTCTTTATTACTTCTATTTAAACCTTGATGCTGACAAAAGAATGAAGCCTCTGTACAAGGGATTGAGAAACGTCATTCCGAAGGAGACATTTTTTTCATTTAAAACATTTGTTCCTCCGTTAGATGAACAAACTTCCATTGCATCTTTCCTTGACCGCAAAACAGCCCAAATAGAAAAAGCTATTGCACAAAAAGAAGCGCTGATTGAGCTTTTAAAAGAACGCAGGCAAATACTTATTCATAAAGCCGTTACCCGTGGCCTTGATCCTAATGTAAAAATGAAGGATAGCGGTGTGGAATGGATTGGCGAGATACCGGAACATTGGGAAGTGAAGCCGTTGGGATTTTCGGGCAAAACTCAAAACGGCATAAGCAAAGGAGCAGACTACTTTGGATCGGGTTTTCCTTTTCTTAGCTATGGTGACGTCTATAAAAACATTGAACTGCCTAAGCATGTTGATGGTTTAGCAGAATCAAGTGATGCTGACAGAAAACAATATTCTGTTATTGAAGGTGACGTACTCTTCACACGAACTTCGGAAACGGTTGAAGAAATTGGATTTGCATCAACATGTACATGCACAATCCTGAATGCAACATTCTCAGGGTTTTTAATACGGTTTAGGCCAAACAGGAATATTCTTGATAAATACTTTTCTAAATATTATTTCAGTAGTAAAACTCACAGGGCCTTTTTTGTAAAAGAGATGAATTTAGTTATACGAGCATCACTTAGTCAAGAGCTGTTGAAGAAGATGCCGATATTGATACCATCAAAAGACGAGCAAGTAGAAATTGGTAACTATCTTGAAAATGTATCAACAAAAACTTTTGCCGCTATTGTTATGAAAGAAAAAGAAATAGAAAAGCTCAAAGAATACAAAGCCACATTAATCAATGCTGGTGTAACAGGTAAAATAAAAGTAGCTTAA
- a CDS encoding RecQ family ATP-dependent DNA helicase, with the protein MKTIAFFDLETNSKKNILDIGCVKSDDSTLHNRSVHAFLDFIKGSDFICGHNIHNHDLKHLHTFLGDTSFGSANAIDTLYLSPLLFPSRPYHRLLKNDKLQKEELNNPLNDSFKARDLFYDEVVAFQQLDEPLKKIYFNLLHRHKEFSAFFAYLNYSNELLEPDVEQLIRNYFDGSICSHANIYDQIVAAPGPLAYTLALIKATERYSITPPWVLHHFPDVNRIMFLLRGKPCVIGCPYCGEALNPFNALRRYFGFSHFRSYGGAPLQENAVKAAIQNKSLLAVFPTGGGKSITFQVPALMAGENTKSLTVIISPLQSLMKDQVDNLERKGITDAVTINGLLDPIERSKAIERVAEGSASILYISPESLRSVTIERLLLGRKIARFVIDEAHCFSSWGQDFRVDYLYIGDFIKSLQKNKGLEDKIPVSCFTATAKQKVIEDIRLYFKEKLEIELEIFSANASRTNLHYKVFNQDNEAQKYAEVRRLLETKQCPTIIYVSRTKKAYKLAESLTEDGFNAKPYHGKMAKEEKTENQNAFIEGSVDIMVATSAFGMGVDKSNVGMVIHYDISDSLENYVQEAGRAGRDEKITAECFVLFNEEDLDKHFILLNQTKLDIKEINQIWKAVKDLTRTRAKVSNSALEIARKAGWDEGVNEIETRVTTAIAALEDAGYLKRGKNMPRVFANSILSKTAQEAIEKINTSEKFSEKQKEKAIRIVKKLFSSKSKRLSTDEAAESRIDYISDHLGIVKDEVIQIIQLLRDEKILADAKDLTAFIKKGEASNRSLAVVEKFKGLEEFFLATLEDGEATYNLKELNEKASEAGCKDVSPNKVRTIINFWAIKNWIKRRNLEYSRNHVQIAPSLAKDELKDKMVKRHFLARFIVEYLYQKAINNTAKNDADEILIEFSIQELKDAVESSTGLFTVKASNEDVEDSLFYLSRIEAIKIEGGFLVVYNRLTIDRIEKNNRILYKESDYDKLRTHYQNKVQQIHIVGEYAKKMVENYKEALQFVDDYFRLNYGSFLNKYFPGSRQDDIKRTLTPAKFQQLFGALSPAQLEIIKDATNQHVVVAAGPGSGKTRVLVHKLASLLLTEDVKHEQLLMLTFSRAAATEFKKRLLDLIGNAANFIEIKTFHSYCFDLIGRVGNLDQSDSVLETAIEKIRNGDIEPSRITKTVLVVDEAQDINVHEYRLVETLMEQNEEMRVLFVGDDDQNIYEFRGSDSKYMQQLITARNAKKYSLVDNYRSKENIVSLANQWAAGLSHRLKDLPIVAVDRTNGKIKIIENHSTQLIMPVIQSIMETDLTGSTCVLTRTNDEAVQITGLLIKNGYTAKLIQTNDGFNLSKLAELRYFTDLITTQTDSPVISEDEWEEGKRKLAHAFQRSNKLDGCQSIIKDFEAINPVKRYKSDWKAFLNESRFEDFVRINGETVYVSTIHKAKGKEFDNVFLMLDKFDATKEECKRQLYVAVTRAKTNLTIHYNGSFLQNLITADLTYSTDLNVYPPANFISCLLTHKDVKLGYFEYVQHRMNGVASGDELTITTEGLSTDKGLAVKFSNEFVMSTEKLHLKGYHLESAKANFIVHWYNMKDNKEVKIILPELNFSKEK; encoded by the coding sequence ATGAAAACAATTGCATTTTTTGACCTTGAGACTAATTCGAAGAAGAATATTCTGGATATTGGTTGTGTAAAGTCGGATGATTCGACTTTACACAACAGGTCCGTGCACGCTTTTTTAGATTTTATAAAGGGCAGTGATTTTATCTGTGGCCATAATATTCACAACCACGATTTGAAGCACCTGCACACCTTTCTTGGAGACACATCTTTTGGTTCAGCAAACGCTATTGATACGCTTTATTTATCGCCGTTGCTGTTTCCTTCACGTCCCTATCACCGCCTGTTAAAAAATGACAAGCTGCAAAAAGAGGAATTAAATAATCCTCTTAATGACTCTTTTAAAGCCAGGGATTTATTTTACGATGAAGTAGTTGCCTTTCAACAGTTAGATGAGCCTTTAAAAAAGATATACTTCAACCTACTGCACCGTCATAAAGAATTCTCAGCCTTTTTTGCTTACCTGAATTATTCAAACGAACTACTGGAGCCAGACGTAGAACAATTAATCCGGAATTATTTCGATGGCTCTATTTGTAGCCATGCAAACATATACGACCAAATTGTTGCGGCTCCCGGCCCTCTTGCTTATACCCTGGCATTAATTAAAGCAACTGAAAGATATTCCATCACACCGCCCTGGGTGCTTCATCATTTTCCTGATGTAAATAGGATAATGTTTCTGCTTAGAGGGAAGCCGTGTGTTATAGGCTGCCCTTATTGCGGCGAAGCTTTGAATCCATTCAATGCATTGAGGCGCTATTTCGGCTTCTCCCATTTCCGCTCGTATGGTGGCGCACCTTTGCAAGAGAATGCTGTGAAAGCGGCTATTCAGAACAAATCCTTACTGGCAGTTTTTCCAACGGGTGGTGGTAAATCAATTACTTTTCAGGTGCCTGCATTAATGGCTGGCGAGAATACGAAATCGCTTACGGTAATTATCTCTCCCCTTCAATCCTTAATGAAAGACCAGGTAGATAATCTGGAAAGAAAGGGTATAACGGATGCAGTTACCATTAACGGATTATTGGACCCGATAGAAAGAAGCAAAGCTATTGAACGGGTAGCCGAAGGCAGTGCAAGCATCCTATATATTTCCCCTGAATCCCTCCGTTCAGTAACGATAGAAAGATTGTTACTTGGCAGGAAGATAGCTCGCTTTGTCATTGATGAAGCCCACTGTTTTTCTTCATGGGGACAAGACTTCCGGGTCGATTATTTATACATAGGCGATTTTATAAAATCACTTCAGAAGAACAAAGGACTTGAGGATAAAATTCCTGTGTCCTGCTTCACTGCTACGGCCAAGCAAAAAGTGATTGAAGACATCCGCCTATATTTCAAAGAAAAGTTAGAGATTGAATTAGAAATATTTAGTGCTAATGCCTCCCGAACCAATCTTCATTACAAAGTTTTCAATCAAGATAATGAGGCCCAGAAATATGCAGAGGTCCGGCGGCTCCTGGAAACAAAGCAATGCCCGACGATCATTTATGTTTCCCGTACCAAAAAGGCATACAAGTTGGCTGAAAGCCTGACAGAAGATGGCTTCAATGCAAAGCCTTACCATGGCAAGATGGCTAAAGAAGAAAAGACGGAAAATCAAAATGCCTTTATTGAAGGAAGCGTCGATATTATGGTGGCTACATCAGCTTTTGGAATGGGCGTAGACAAAAGTAATGTAGGCATGGTCATTCACTACGACATTTCAGATTCATTGGAAAACTATGTTCAGGAGGCTGGACGTGCAGGTAGGGATGAGAAGATAACTGCTGAATGTTTTGTTCTTTTTAATGAAGAAGATCTAGATAAACATTTTATTCTGCTGAACCAAACCAAGCTGGACATTAAAGAAATTAATCAAATCTGGAAGGCGGTAAAGGATTTAACAAGAACAAGGGCCAAGGTTTCAAATTCAGCACTGGAGATTGCCCGAAAAGCTGGTTGGGATGAAGGTGTAAATGAAATAGAAACGCGGGTTACGACCGCCATTGCCGCCCTGGAAGATGCTGGCTATTTGAAGCGGGGCAAGAACATGCCAAGGGTGTTTGCCAACAGTATACTATCGAAAACAGCACAGGAGGCCATAGAAAAAATAAATACGTCTGAAAAATTTTCTGAAAAGCAAAAAGAAAAGGCAATCCGTATTGTCAAAAAGCTCTTCTCCAGCAAAAGCAAACGACTGTCTACTGACGAAGCTGCAGAATCACGGATAGATTACATCTCGGATCACTTAGGGATTGTAAAAGATGAAGTGATTCAGATCATACAATTATTAAGAGATGAGAAAATATTAGCTGATGCAAAAGATTTGACAGCCTTTATAAAGAAAGGTGAGGCCAGCAATCGTTCCCTGGCTGTGGTAGAAAAGTTCAAGGGCCTAGAGGAATTTTTCCTTGCCACCTTAGAGGATGGTGAAGCAACTTACAACCTGAAAGAATTAAACGAAAAAGCTTCTGAAGCCGGATGTAAAGATGTGAGCCCCAATAAGGTCAGAACGATTATTAACTTTTGGGCAATTAAAAATTGGATTAAGCGACGAAATCTGGAATATTCCCGCAATCATGTTCAAATAGCTCCATCTCTCGCCAAAGATGAATTAAAGGATAAAATGGTAAAACGCCATTTCTTAGCAAGATTCATTGTAGAATACTTGTATCAAAAGGCTATAAACAATACAGCAAAGAATGACGCCGACGAAATACTGATAGAGTTTTCCATTCAGGAGCTGAAGGATGCAGTTGAAAGCAGCACTGGCTTATTTACCGTGAAGGCGAGTAATGAAGACGTAGAGGACAGCCTCTTTTACTTATCACGGATTGAAGCCATAAAAATAGAAGGCGGGTTCTTGGTAGTCTATAACCGATTAACAATTGACCGTATTGAAAAAAATAACAGGATACTTTATAAAGAATCTGATTATGACAAGCTAAGAACGCATTACCAGAATAAAGTACAGCAAATCCATATTGTTGGTGAGTATGCTAAAAAGATGGTGGAGAATTATAAGGAGGCTTTACAGTTTGTAGATGATTATTTCCGGCTCAACTATGGATCCTTTCTCAATAAATATTTTCCAGGAAGCAGGCAGGATGATATTAAACGTACACTAACACCTGCCAAGTTCCAGCAATTGTTCGGGGCATTGTCTCCGGCCCAATTGGAGATTATTAAGGATGCTACCAATCAGCATGTGGTTGTAGCGGCAGGTCCGGGCAGTGGTAAAACAAGAGTGCTTGTACATAAGTTGGCATCATTACTTTTAACGGAAGATGTAAAGCATGAGCAACTCCTGATGCTTACATTTTCAAGAGCAGCAGCCACAGAATTTAAAAAACGGTTGCTGGACCTGATTGGAAATGCTGCCAACTTCATTGAGATTAAGACTTTCCACTCGTATTGTTTTGATTTGATCGGCAGGGTTGGCAACCTTGATCAGTCTGATTCTGTTTTAGAAACAGCGATTGAAAAAATTAGGAACGGCGATATCGAACCCAGCAGAATTACCAAAACAGTGTTAGTAGTAGATGAAGCACAGGATATTAATGTACATGAATACAGGTTGGTAGAAACACTCATGGAGCAGAACGAAGAAATGCGGGTATTATTCGTAGGCGATGATGATCAGAATATATATGAATTCCGTGGATCGGATTCGAAATACATGCAGCAGCTAATTACGGCCAGGAATGCGAAAAAATATAGCCTAGTAGACAACTACCGAAGTAAAGAAAATATAGTGTCTTTGGCCAACCAGTGGGCCGCCGGGCTCTCGCACCGCTTAAAAGATTTGCCAATTGTAGCGGTAGATCGGACTAATGGGAAAATAAAGATCATTGAAAATCATTCAACACAGCTTATTATGCCTGTTATTCAAAGCATAATGGAAACCGACTTAACCGGTTCCACTTGTGTGTTGACCAGAACCAATGATGAAGCCGTGCAAATAACCGGACTGCTTATAAAGAATGGATATACTGCAAAGTTAATCCAGACAAACGATGGCTTTAATTTGTCCAAATTGGCGGAGCTTAGATACTTTACTGACCTGATCACTACGCAAACGGATTCTCCGGTAATAAGTGAAGACGAATGGGAGGAGGGGAAGCGAAAATTAGCCCATGCCTTTCAGCGAAGCAATAAATTAGATGGCTGTCAGAGTATTATCAAAGATTTTGAGGCTATCAATCCGGTTAAAAGATACAAAAGCGATTGGAAGGCTTTCTTGAATGAATCACGGTTTGAAGATTTTGTTCGCATCAATGGCGAAACTGTTTATGTCTCTACCATCCACAAAGCCAAAGGCAAAGAGTTTGACAATGTTTTTTTGATGCTCGATAAGTTTGACGCGACAAAGGAGGAATGTAAGCGGCAGTTGTATGTGGCTGTTACGAGAGCCAAAACGAATCTCACCATACATTACAATGGAAGTTTTTTGCAAAATCTGATCACGGCTGACCTCACCTATTCGACTGACTTAAATGTTTACCCTCCAGCAAACTTTATTTCCTGTCTGTTAACACATAAGGATGTAAAGCTTGGCTATTTCGAATATGTGCAACATAGGATGAATGGAGTAGCCAGTGGCGATGAGTTAACGATTACTACTGAGGGACTATCGACTGATAAGGGTTTGGCAGTTAAATTTTCCAACGAATTTGTTATGTCAACAGAGAAGTTACATTTAAAAGGCTATCATTTAGAAAGCGCTAAAGCAAACTTCATTGTTCATTGGTATAACATGAAAGACAATAAAGAAGTAAAAATTATTTTACCGGAATTGAATTTTTCCAAAGAGAAGTGA
- a CDS encoding toll/interleukin-1 receptor domain-containing protein: MRSVLLQLHIGQPLECTAWSNVPTANGVQITVFSNSGVSRQIEQCAQNCFSFLEQSLIAVGGKRELAPCFRDSGGIFGAYTCGGAVQGLHKRVLIYIADGSGVVDDLNIERYFLVPNAIIIPVIDSSISGSPTQILPNSFNTILAEHIDNFNVSPAVPRILRAGGIQSKSFRLFISYKHADARAIAGQLFHALSERMFDVFLDRFSSRTGDEFVALIKEELFNKACVLVLETNDIGSSVYCRQEVATATAYHLGLMALDLPGSQTTFPQIRKRFDLSACTLTPKDELSNSDLQNLISFIEQNYDHEIARRLRYQDKTLVDSILAAGLTPQPVGIGQYRVQKNMKTFLLSMNAYPPAVDDFIDTERSALQIPTVNQTILFGPVSVVRTIRGEQISWLGKKSSIYPIDEGHVMRSIKNI, translated from the coding sequence ATGAGATCAGTCCTTTTGCAACTGCACATTGGTCAACCGTTAGAATGTACTGCATGGTCAAATGTACCAACTGCTAATGGAGTTCAAATAACAGTGTTTTCAAATTCAGGAGTCTCGCGGCAAATTGAACAGTGCGCCCAAAATTGCTTTTCTTTTTTAGAACAATCTCTCATAGCTGTCGGTGGGAAAAGAGAGCTTGCTCCTTGTTTTAGAGACAGCGGTGGAATATTTGGCGCCTATACCTGCGGAGGAGCTGTCCAAGGCCTACATAAACGGGTTCTAATTTATATAGCAGATGGATCTGGTGTCGTGGATGATTTGAATATTGAGCGATATTTTTTAGTTCCAAACGCCATTATCATTCCTGTAATTGATAGTTCTATTAGCGGTAGTCCTACGCAAATTTTGCCAAACAGTTTTAATACTATTCTTGCGGAGCATATTGATAATTTTAATGTATCGCCTGCCGTACCCAGAATTTTAAGAGCTGGGGGCATTCAGTCAAAAAGTTTCAGGCTTTTTATAAGTTATAAACATGCTGATGCAAGAGCAATAGCTGGACAGCTTTTTCATGCTTTATCGGAACGAATGTTTGACGTATTTCTTGATCGTTTTTCAAGTAGAACAGGTGACGAATTTGTAGCTCTTATAAAAGAGGAACTTTTCAACAAAGCTTGTGTCTTAGTTCTTGAAACAAATGATATAGGAAGTTCAGTTTATTGTAGGCAAGAAGTTGCAACCGCTACTGCTTATCATCTTGGTCTCATGGCGCTTGACTTACCTGGCTCTCAAACTACTTTTCCTCAAATAAGAAAAAGGTTTGATTTATCGGCTTGTACACTGACGCCAAAAGACGAGTTGAGTAATAGCGACCTTCAAAACCTGATTTCTTTTATCGAGCAAAATTACGATCACGAAATCGCAAGAAGGTTAAGGTATCAGGATAAAACTCTTGTTGATAGCATTCTTGCTGCAGGGCTTACGCCTCAACCCGTAGGGATTGGACAGTACAGAGTACAAAAAAATATGAAAACGTTCCTATTAAGTATGAATGCATACCCTCCTGCGGTAGACGACTTTATTGATACAGAGCGTTCAGCGCTTCAAATCCCAACCGTAAATCAAACAATACTATTTGGCCCTGTTTCAGTGGTGCGAACCATTCGCGGCGAACAAATCTCATGGTTGGGTAAGAAAAGTTCAATCTATCCGATTGATGAAGGGCACGTAATGAGGTCAATTAAAAATATTTAA